The following DNA comes from Flavobacteriales bacterium.
TGGTGGTTCCTTGGTCGATGGCCAACGCTCCTTTGGCATCGAACACCTGCACCGTTACCGGTTGGTTATCGAACAGAAAGGTCTTGATAAGGAAGTTCTCCCAGAACGGGTTGGGGTAGGTGCCGATAACGGCCGCAATGGGCTGCTCCGCAATGCCCGTGCCTGAGGTGTCCTCTACGCTCATGCAGCTGTTGGGAGGAAGTAGTATCGGCATTTCGGCACGTGGCACGGAAGCAGCGTTGGCCTCGGTCAGCTCCCGCGATTGGTCGGTGGTGTACCAGTAAGGCCCTTCGGTGGCGCTCATGTCATTGGCATTCTCAATGTCGCCCACCCACTGAAAGTCAGCTTGCACACGGTCGTGGTTGATGTCGAGAATGTAGTAGCCGTGGCCCGTAAGCTTCGCATACTTGATGTGCGGGTTGGCACCAGAGATGGCCGAAACAGGAACGGGCAGAGGCGAGTTCTGCGTGGTGATGCTGGTGCAGACGAATTCCACACCCACCTTGCTGTTGTCCTTCTCAAGGTTCATGGCCCACGCGGTATGGATGTCTCCGGTAAGCACCACCAGGTTTTCAATATCATGTACCAGAACGGTATCGTAGAAGTTCTCGCGCTCCCAACGGTAGCCGTTCCACGAATCCTCGCTTGCAGGCGGTATGCCGATGAATGGAATTTCCAATGCGCCCATCATTACCTGCTGACCCAGAACTTTCCATTGGGCAGTGCTGTTGGCCATCTCGTTGGTAAGCCAACCCAACTGAGCCTCACCCAAGATGTGGCGGTCGGGGTCGTCAATGGCATTGGCGTTCTGCTCATCGCGGCCAATAATGCGTGTGTCGGCCATGAAAAGGTCAACGAGGTCGCCCCATTGCTGCGTGCGGTATATCTGTAGCGAATCGTTCGCATTCGGCTCGCGGAAGGGAATCCATTCGTGGTAGGCACGGGCGGCAAAACCTTTGCGGTCTTCCCAGTTGCCATCGGTGGCAGGGTCGTGTGCCTCGGCACCGCCCATCCAAGCATTGTTTGCCAGTTCGTGGTCATCCCACACATTGATGAAAGGGTACATCTGGTGTACACAGCGCAGGTCAGGGTCCAAGCGATACTGTGAGTAGCGCTGACGGTAATCGTCCAGTTCGGTGATACGTGCCTCTGGTTCGTGAGGTCGGCCAATGGTACCCACCGAACCGTTCTCGTAGATGTAATCTCCCAAGTGGATCACGGCATCCACATCGTTGCGTTGACTTATCTCACGATAGCCGTGGAAGAAGCCGTCCACATAATCAGAACAGGAAACCACCGCAAAGCGCAGCGAATCGACCATGCCCGTGGGGGCTGTCCTTGTTCTTCCGACAAGGGAGTGATCACCACCATATTCGAAACGGTAGAAGTACCACATGTTCGGCTGTAGGCCGCTAACGTCCACCTTCACGGTCCAGTCGCGGTCCACATCCGTATCGAAGGTGCCACTCTGCACCACGTTTGTGAAACCGGTATCGGTGGCCACTTCCCAGTTGATGGTAACAGGGTCGGCAGATACATCGGGTGTGTAGCGTGTCCAGATGATGACACGGTCAGACAGCGGGTCGCCCGAGGCCACACCGTGGTAGAACGGGGCAAGTTCAGCGCTTACATCGCTACGGGTCGAGATGTCGTTCTGGGCGAAGCCCGAAAAGAAGGTGAAAATGAATAAGGTCAGAATGGAAATATGTTTCATGGTAAAGAGTTTGAAGCAACGAAAATAGTTGATCGTGAAATAGTTGAATCGACTTTACGATTCGTTAAAGTTCAGCTGAAAGCTTCTTGGGCTTCCTAAGCAGCCTACGGAAATCAGGAATGAACCGGGGAACGGTTTTCTGCCGTTCGGCATACAATGGGTACTTCTTGGCGGTTATCTCCTCGCTGAAATCGGAACTGTTCTTGAACAACAGTACAATGAGCGCTGCACCAATAATGGACCAATTGAACCAGATGCCCGTGGCCACTACGCTGAACAGGTAGAACGTGATCCAGATGCTCTGCTCTGCAAAATAGTTCGGGTGCCGCGAAAGGCTCCAAAGCCCACGCTGGTTGAAGCCGCCTTCAAAATCGTCCCCTTTCTTGCCGGTCTCTTTCATAAAACGGTGCTTTTCCGTTTGGAATCTCCATTGCTGGTTGTCGGCAATGGTCTCGAAGATGATAAAACCGAGCATGATGGCGGTAACCAGCATGTCGAAGACTCCCAATGGTTCGGTGCTGTCCAATGCAAAGAGCATGGGGTAAGTGATAACGAGGACGATGCCCAACTGGTAATACGAGATGAAGAAGAGGTTGAAGAGGCTCCACATCCAACCATGTTTGAAGTTGAACCGCTGCCGCAGCACCTTCCAGCGGTAATCTTCCTCGCCTTCCCAAAACTTCCACGAATAGCCGCCTCTTCGCGCAAAGTTCAGTGTGAGGCGGATGCCCCAAACGGTGACCAGCGATGCCATCAGAACGGTACGTTCGTTAAATCCAGCAATGGAGGCCATGTTCCACGCATGAAAAATGGGGATGATGCTCCAGAGCTTATCCACTTGGCTGTAATTCTTGGTCACTTCGCTGAGGAGAAAGCACAGAAAGGCCACCACGGCATACACCGAAACGGTGGAGCGGATGGCTTCCACTTGGAGTGCGGTCAATGGGTCGGCCAAGTAGATGGCAATGGCAGGAATGGCCAGAATGGAGGCAAAGAGAACGATGGCGGTCTTTTTCATGGTGGCGGTTGAATGCGCAATGAAAGTAACCGCGATATTTTTAAGCAGAATTGACCCCCGTCAACTTCAGAGTTGATCTACGATCTGGCGGAAAATGTCTTCCCAGTTCAATGCTTTTTGAGCCGCAGAGCGTGGTCGCTCATTCATCGAGATGATGATGATGTTCTTATCGGGATTGATGTAGATGTGCTGCTTGTACAGGCCAATGGCCATGAAATCGTTGTACTGCTTATAGCCGATGTACCAGCAGTTGTGGTAGCCGTAGGTGCCGCCCTCGGTAGTGTCGCGCTTCAGCGTATTGTCTATCCATTCCTCATTCAGCAATTGCTCACCGTTCCATTTCCCTTTGTTCAGATACAACCTTCCGAACTTGGCATAGTCCAACGCGGTGGCCTGTATGCAGCAGTACGATTTGATGCGGTCTTTTCTGTCGGCTGTCCAAA
Coding sequences within:
- a CDS encoding T9SS type A sorting domain-containing protein, which gives rise to MKHISILTLFIFTFFSGFAQNDISTRSDVSAELAPFYHGVASGDPLSDRVIIWTRYTPDVSADPVTINWEVATDTGFTNVVQSGTFDTDVDRDWTVKVDVSGLQPNMWYFYRFEYGGDHSLVGRTRTAPTGMVDSLRFAVVSCSDYVDGFFHGYREISQRNDVDAVIHLGDYIYENGSVGTIGRPHEPEARITELDDYRQRYSQYRLDPDLRCVHQMYPFINVWDDHELANNAWMGGAEAHDPATDGNWEDRKGFAARAYHEWIPFREPNANDSLQIYRTQQWGDLVDLFMADTRIIGRDEQNANAIDDPDRHILGEAQLGWLTNEMANSTAQWKVLGQQVMMGALEIPFIGIPPASEDSWNGYRWERENFYDTVLVHDIENLVVLTGDIHTAWAMNLEKDNSKVGVEFVCTSITTQNSPLPVPVSAISGANPHIKYAKLTGHGYYILDINHDRVQADFQWVGDIENANDMSATEGPYWYTTDQSRELTEANAASVPRAEMPILLPPNSCMSVEDTSGTGIAEQPIAAVIGTYPNPFWENFLIKTFLFDNQPVTVQVFDAKGALAIDQGTTKLNQGLHYIQVSGSDLPKGTYFLKLQIADKLYTRQVVRM
- a CDS encoding DUF1295 domain-containing protein; the encoded protein is MKKTAIVLFASILAIPAIAIYLADPLTALQVEAIRSTVSVYAVVAFLCFLLSEVTKNYSQVDKLWSIIPIFHAWNMASIAGFNERTVLMASLVTVWGIRLTLNFARRGGYSWKFWEGEEDYRWKVLRQRFNFKHGWMWSLFNLFFISYYQLGIVLVITYPMLFALDSTEPLGVFDMLVTAIMLGFIIFETIADNQQWRFQTEKHRFMKETGKKGDDFEGGFNQRGLWSLSRHPNYFAEQSIWITFYLFSVVATGIWFNWSIIGAALIVLLFKNSSDFSEEITAKKYPLYAERQKTVPRFIPDFRRLLRKPKKLSAEL